gacaaggattctatgtattcaagttagtggtacttaaacacaggggtgatgtgtttgtgtatttggtgttttcattttttgtgtattctttgaatgcattctgtgtattgtagattacgattctgtgtattcatgttaggggtacttaaacataggttgtgacgtgttttgtgtattcgaatgttaggaggataaTTTTTGTGtagttgtatcaatattctgtgtatttcctgaagtcattctgtgtatgcTAGACAAGGATTATTTGTATTCCTTGAAGtccttctgtgtattctagacaaggatcTTGTGTATTCATTTGAAGTcattccctgaagtcattccGTCCAGTCACCCGTCCACTAACATAAACAATACagcgtcgttttggaccagggtccacgatataacgatggATTGAATACTGCAAGGCAGTCGAAAGGTGATatgaccaatcattattgcgtgtattgtgtggaccacggtccaaaacaaAGAAGAGACAGCGCCATTAATTGCGTGACATGGGTTGCACATTTTTTTTCACTCGACTTGTATTTTCTCCTCCATTGCTTCTTCCTCAACTCTATTActgcaacatacatttttataactcaataaatacattattctaaaacataaagtatattatttctaactcataaaatacattattttacctagaaggttcattattctaatacataaagtacattattctaacatataaaatacattatcttgtCACATGAAGTTCATTATTcgaacacataaaatatattattctaacttataaaatacattattttattcgATAAAGTTCATTATTCAACACATAAACGGATACAACAGACGCAGTTATTGACTTTATTTAAACGTCAAAACGGTGTCATTTTGGACCGTGTGTAGACCGTAATTTTGGACCTGAAAGACTAAAATTGACTTGGCTGTGTAGGCTTCGGCAAAATCTATCATGgtccaaattattttattgttttaagtttataaaaaataatattatagttatatAAAAGAGTTAGAGTCATAAAACAcaatattatatgtttataaaaataGCATCAAATAACCAATCATTACTTAAATAGTAGTATTACACACTATGACCTTAGCTAATTACACCAATTAAATCTTCACCATCTACTTGAGTGGGTGAGTGCAAGCCACAAGAACACTTCAAGCTTCAACACAACTTGATCACTATACGTGACAACCTTTGTAGGACTCCTAGATTACTTCAAAGatgatatataataaaatgtcaATCTTAGAGAATTATCCAACCTTTAGAGTATTTGTTCCTTGTCTTCATGAAGTTCATTGTCGTAATATGATAACTAACTAGGCCGAAAAATTGCTGCTTAAATTCCTCAAATCAAGGTGTtccatttaattcaaaataatgcCTGAAGACTGGTTTTAATTACCAGAAAATTGTTACAGAAATCCTTCCCTTCCTGGAACACATGCTAACTCAGGCATAGAAACTTCTAAGGTAGATCCAAACGGTAAGACTGTAACTTCTGAAGTAGACTAGACTGTAATTCAAAACTTAATACaatctaataaaataattatttaagttttgacaaataatttaaCCAATAAAATACAGTAAAATGTGTATGATTTATACACTTAGGCCATCCCTATTGATGAATTTTTCACTGTTTTTAAGGCAAAAGTTACCAacttagaagagagagagtgaggaGAGAGAGGGTATTGATATCTCCTGCAAATCTTGAGTTTTTTCAGATATCATGCATGAGGCCCACCAATTGAGATGAGAGTTGGGCCTCACTCAACTCTCGCGCCAAGGCAGGTGTGcgcgggttgttatgccgtggacccaccttgcaaggtggacctgggtctacattcacatacactatactctacattcatatacattatactctacattcacactttgtaaactccacattcacacattacatgattatatgatactctacatttacaCTTTGTAAacaacacattcacacattacaggattatatgtttagtaactatattaccactgttatgcattcacacattcaaaactctatattcacaggtcctatactccatattcacaacttgagaactccacattcacacattacagggctacaagttgctagaacttcttaactctattacagatgcacacatgcataactttacattcacgatttctatattccatattcacaatttgaaacctccacattcacacatttctgggcaactctacattcacacaatcataaatctacattcacgatttctatactctatattcaaactttgaaacctctacattcacacatttttggataactctatattcagcaatatgtttactaattaaaaaaaaaaagacaaaaacgacgtagttttggactcaggtccaccttgcaaggtggacctgggtccacagcataatttgccggtGTGCGCACCCCTGGGCGGGCgagtaaatattattattattttttaaagttttttattttgtttttgtttttttcttttcgttTTTTTCTCAccccattttatctttactatgtACTGCACCAAAATTGAGGAATGCCTTATCATTCGGTACCAATTAGCGGGGTCCACGTACTAAAGCAGTACAAAATGTAGGCCGTGGACGGCGCAAGCTGTCCCAAAGTAACAATCTTTGATGCATAACATAGCTAGCTAGCAAAAGCAGCAGTACtggtgaaaattttaattatgcaACCAGCTATGGTGATTGATCAGATGAACCCGTTTCTATACAAAGCAGTAGTGAAAGGCAATGTTGAAGATTACCATGAGGCCTTACGGCAGATGCCGGAAGAAGAAGCTCGCCGCCGTCAAGTTACGCCAAACGGCAATACTGTACTGCACGTTGCGGCGATCCACGGTCACAAAGATTTGGTGGAAGAGATCCTAAAAGAAGTAGAGGATGATGATGCAGCCATGTCCCTGTTGTTTGCCAAGAACAACAGAAATGAAAGTGTGCTACACTGTGCAGCAAAGAAGGGCCATGACAGCATAGTCTCTGTCATCCTCAGCGCCATTAAGAAGCATGAAGATGTGGAATCCGCAGGTGGTTGAGTGAGGGAGATGATAGAGATGTGGGATGGTGTGAAAGACACGGCTTTACACAAGGCCGTGCGAATGGAGCATTTGGAGGTGGCCAAGTTACTGATTGAAGAGGATCCTGAATTTGAGTACCTTGCCAACGATGACGGAGAAACGCCGATTTACATAGCAGCAGAGTTGCAATTTCATGGGTGCTTGGAGGAAATGCTTAACAAATGCATAAAGCCAACCTATGTTGGACCACTGGGTCGCAATGCTCTCCATGCAGCTATCTTATCAggtttggtaaataaaatttaggagACTGTCTCAGAATCCTTAGCTTGTGGTTTAGATGTAACGGGTggattcaaaaaataaaattttaatatttacacttaaaaatataatagtaatcaggaatttttttattttatgggcAAGCTATAATATATTCTAAATTAAAAGCTAATTATGCAGCcacaactaatatatatataaaagttattaCCGTagtttaatttaaaacaacCGTACCTTTTAGCTAGGTAtggaatattttatattattaatttggaAACATCTATCTATCGTAACCATAgtgcaattaattaattttactgAGTACGTTTTGGTATATGTCGGACAGGTTTTGGCTACACTAAAATATCTAAGTCAATAAAGATTCTGTTTTTTGAGTATCGCACTAAGGGTAGTCGTGGAGAGTTTGCCACAGAATGCACAAAATCACTGTTGAAAAAGAAGATTTGTTTGTGCGAGCAAACTGATATTTTTGGTTGGACACCGCTACACTAtgcaataaaaaataagaataataaagcTGCGCGCATGATACTTAAGAGAAAAACACCTGCAACTTACATTTGTGCTGGGGGCAATGACGAGTGGACAACAGCATTCCACATAGCAGCAAAACATGGCAAAGTTGAAATGATGAAGGAGATATCAAATAGGTGCCCAGATTGCTGGGAGATGGTGAATAGCAAAGGGCAAAATATATTGCATGAAGCAATACTGAGTAAGAATGTGAATGTGATACGACATATAGAAGAAAGCTCCGACCAATTTGAAAACCTTGTGACTCACAAAGATAAGGATGGCAACACACCACTGCACCTGCTTGCCTTTACTCGCCGCAGCATTAGGCACCAATTTATAAAAGAGCATCCTATGCTGAATTACTTTGCTTTCAATAAGAAACACCAAACTATGTTTGACATGGATATTTGGGACGGAAGGCTAATATCGGTGAGtacacttcaatttttttaattatgaaccTATGGAGGCTCTGTTTAGCCTAGCTTATTTagaagcttatagcttattttaagttactaataagttataagctctgtttggtaatgtggccaaataagctagtagtttaaaataagagctaTAAGTTCCGTAGTATTTGTCTATacatactttttcaaaaaaGCTCGTAgattcttaactttttttctatctttatttttcttattttaaataaatgacatattttacctcccaattaaaacccttttagCATTTTCTCTTCgatcaatatgtttggttgtaatttcaatttgacatttgtgtgtttgaacattaatttttgtatgaactaatcttatgaattataaacattttgttttactttatatattttcaaatacatgaacttactttatattttattaaaatatattgattttattattttatattttaatatgtaaacaaacctatttatatttaaaactatttaaattttatgaagatgttcattttagtctttttacatttatcatctTATCACAAAGCTAATTATGtcaaacacttttaaacataacagctagcttagcaactcttcagatttcagcttctagcttatagcttttcagcttttagctactttttcaactaggtttgccaaacatagccgtaATATTTgtccatacatactttctcaacctattgaagtaaAAAAGTCACAGACCCCACTAGGATTCTAACCTTTGACTtcccatttgggagagccacaattatatatgcaattaattagCTTCTATATTATTTTATGCCACTGTACGTAGCCTAATTACAACTGACTCTATTAAATACtcacatatttaaaattaaagcaaCTTAACCATataaaaaactattaaactATGCTACAGGACAGGACTCTCAGGAGTAAACGACTTCTTCTACATAGTAGAAAATTTGCTCACCGCATGATTCCAGATCCGGAACACGGAGTGAATACTCTTCCTACTATGGAAAAGAGATTTGAAGCTGTGATGAAAATAAGTAAAACACAGGTCGTTGTGGCAACATTGGTATTAACGATGACCTTTGCAGCGGGTATTGCAGTGCCAGGAGGATACCACCAAGAAAAAGGATACCCATTATTGTTACAAAACACAGCTTTTAAGGCCTTTATAATTGCTGATACTATTTCTTTCCTATGCTCTTTTTGCTCCATTGCCGTTTACGTTATGCTGGTGAGAAAAGCCTCACGTTACTCGAGGAGGCGCTTGGAAATTCTGGCAATCCTACATTTTTGGCAGGCTGGATTGCTTACTCTCGCATGTTACGGGGTAGTAATTGCGTTCCTGTGTGCAATGTATGCTACTTTAGCACCTTTACGTCCTCTTGCTATTGCTGATTTAATCTTAGGCTTCTTCATTCCTATTGTCGTTAACTTAGCTTATGTGATGACACACAAATTGTTATGGGTACGCAACAAATTCAGATTATATAAGGCACggcaactttaatttaatttgcctATAATGAGGTCGCGTGGGTTGTCTCCTACAAAAAATTTGGATTAGAGTGGAAGACATCAAGAGGTTTGGTCCGTTTGGAGGTCTCATCCCGATGGGAGATGTTTTTTATCCTCTCTGTTTTGTTCATctgtttttctttatttaattattatgttgtttttcttttttggtttttcCATGTTCCTTATGTATTTCTTTCTTTGTAGTTTGTACTGTGTATGTTATGGGTACTGATGAGTAAAATAGTGATAGTAAAAAGACAGTGAAAATTTCGTTTGCCTGAGGATTGAAGCTATGGCAAGTATTATGTAGAATTCTAGACACTTGTATGATATCTAGAATTCTAGACACTGAAGTCTTGGAATTCACTAaaatccaagcaaactaagattaaggaatggaaataaaggggtgcaaattaaacaagtgataaactatatgataaaagaatgggtccAGATTATGGGTAGTTCTATCTTGATGCactaacaatttttaaaatttgaattaggGGAAAACAATTGACCAAGGGATTATTGGCAATGTACATAAGAATTCAAGTTCAAGCTACTTTCgcaatcaataaacaagaattagagtagaattgccccactttcgtgacgCATCAATCCTAACCCCTAAAACACACAAGCATTATAAGCCTCTAAATTATCCATATTCTCATAATAGGAAaattgggtttgaaattgatTAGGTTTGAGTctttcatccaactttcgtCGTTGCGATAAAAGCCTCTCCAAAACAAGCTAACAATTGTTGaccatcaatcaataataagaagaattaataatccaattcaaacataaaccATAGTAGAACAATTATcacctttatgcaataatcacaaacctagcatcaaaaataacaataggaccttaatccaaacccaaaagcgaACAACTCACGCATCATAATAGTAAATAAATCAAAGCTATAATAAATCgtcataaacattgcaagaaaactAAGAAAGCAAATAAGGAAAAGAGAAATCTTTactatgaagaagaagaaatccaaCTACAACCCGCAATCCAAGCTTGACATCAAAGCAATCTAGGTAAAACTAGGCTAAAATATAGTAGGGCGGaaaatctaaagagaagaggaaaaatagACTAAGACAAAACTAGGGTTCAGAATCCCCAACAACCAGAAAAACGCTTCATAAATAGGATTCTGCATAGACCTCCCGGCCtacctcacggccgtgaggagGTCGCAGGTCATTCTAGCCTTAAGTGGCTTCATGGACACTCACACGGCTGTGTGGCTGCTTTCTCCTTTGCTTCTTCGTCCAGTTCGTGCTCTACTGCTCCTATCTTCCTTGGGTTTGATCCTTAGCTTTCAAAATTGATCTAATAAGTTCTAAAATGCTTCATTTGCTATTCGTTGTGAACAAATTAAACCTTTGAACATATAAAACACAACCGAGTTTCAATTCCACTAAGATAAAGACAATATGCAcctaaaacaactaaaataaagaGTGAATAATGGTTCAGAATCAGAGATATCAGGTATGCAACAAATTCTATTGTACTTTTATAAGAACAAGGTCAACAAAAATCAAGAAATagaaaatactccgtaataactTGTGTGAAGAATTCAGTCCCTTAGATGTTCTTAAAGAGAAGCGATCATCTTCGCAAATCATTACAAGTATGAAGATTTCATCAGAGTTGTAAAGGCTTGAATCAGAATATGTATTCAGAGAGAAGATTACAACAATATATAGAGCTATACATCAGGATTCTAAGGGAAGTTACAACAGATCACAGGCTCAGTCTAAGACTAACAAATAGAGAAAGAGTAggacaacaacaaataaataaataatataattataattagtcCTTAATACTCCCCCGCAAGATGGTGGATCCGTTGGAGACACCCAGCTTGGACCGAAAAAGAAGAAACAAGGCACGTCCCAATGGTTTGGTAAGAGCATATGCAATTTGTGACTTCGAAGGAATATGACAAACACATAGAGAACCATCAGCCACCTTTTCACGCACAAAAAAATAATCCAAAGCAAGATGCTTCATTTTAGAATGAAACACTGGATGCGACAAACATAAGTGGCTCCTAAATTATCACAAAACAAAGTAAGAGGCTGAGGCTGCGGAATTCCAAACTCAGTCAGTAAATTACATACCCAATACAACTCTACCGCACCATTAGCTAGCGCTCTATATTCAGCCTCCGTAGACGACCGTGAAACTGTTTTCTGATGAGTAGACTTCCATGAGACAATAATATTAGGGCCACAATATATAACATACGCTGTAGTCGAACGACCCCCATCGGACACTCCACCCCAATCAGCTAGAGTCAACAAAAGCGGTTAACTGAAGACTTGGAGAGCGACGTAATACTAACCCATAATGACATGTTCCTTTCAAATAGCGCAGCAAATGTTTCCCAGCCTGCCAGTGAACCGCACCAGGAGCATGCATATACTAAGACAGACGGTTAACAACATACGCTACGTCCAGGCGCGTGATGGACAAGTATTGCAACAAGCCAACAAGCTTCCTGAACTAAGTAGCATCCAAAACTTCATCAGAACCAGCTGAGGGTAACACAACATCCTTACTCATAGGTGTCGAAACCGGCTTAGCACCATTCATATCAAAGCAAGTTAGAATATTTGAAAGATATTGACTTTGAGAGAGAAACAAACCAAATTtcacattaattaattcaacaccaaaaaaatgatGAAGTGCACCCAAGTCCTTTAGCGAGAACCGAGAGGCTAAGGACGAAACAAATGAATCCAAAAAGATATTATTATTTCCTGTGAGTATAATAATGTCAACATaaacaagaaagtaaataaCAACACCATTTGCATCATAGATAAAAAGAGAGGCATCTGCCAATGACTTGCGAAAACCAAAACTCAACAGATAATTAGAGAGCTCCAAAGACCAAGCACGGGGAGCCTGTTTGAGGCTATAAATAGCCTTTTTCAATTTGCAAATATACTGGGGGTGATTTGGATCAAGATAGCCCATTGGCTGCTCTATGTACACTTCCTCATGTACAAGTATAACATGTCACATGACTAACAATGCgcacctaatgatgcatatttgagtggtgtattttctaacattgagtggtgtatatatttgtatacatagtggtgcggccgcactgaccgcacgttaagggaccatatatatatatatatatatatatatatatatatatatatatatatatgatcgcgttcaggtgcgtactggccgcccaggagagaactgcggacgaatcatagcgcgccacgtgtccggaatgtaattgcacataacgttataactaggtgcacgtaatgttataactaggtgcacataggtgcacccaggtgcataaatgttaacaaggtaaattacttgcacatgtaagtgaaaataggtgcacacgtgcaattaaatatattacaagtgcaagtaaattgtacaatgagcatcaatactaagtgcacctaatgttataattaggtgcacttaatgttataactaggtgcacataggttgcacctaagtgcatgaatgttaagAAAGtgaattacttgcacaagtgcaaataaaatgtattgcagatgcaagtaaaatgtattacaggtgcaagtcaattgtacactgagcatcaatactaaatgcacctaatgttataactaggtgcacctaaagttataattaggtgcacgcctaggttgcaccaggtgtgaatattaacaaggtaaattacttgcatttgtaagtaaaaatatttgcgaaaataggtgcatgaatattaacaaagtaaattactcgcacttgtaagtgaaaataggtgcgaaaataggtgcacttgtaagtgaaactaggtgcacttttaagtgaaactaggtgcacttgtaagtgaaactaggtgcaccaaactTCCAGTTATTtgcgaaaatgccaccgcgtcatttttttaaaattgcatctgattcgttgatctggacacgtggacggctatgaagcgttctcatttcctacatGGGCGAGAgtgcaactatatatatatatatatatatatatatatatatatatatatatatatatatatatatatatatatttaaaagtataagtCGTACCAATTAGAGGGCTGGTAGACTACTTAATCATaaaacattgagtggtgtatatatttgtatccactaaggctcgaactcactcccatcatctatgtgggaGCGTAAACTAGCACACCagatgccactagatcacaaggtctttagctaccccacatatatttgtaccataaaataactaatttatatgtcattttatactaaatatttcaacagttacaaattaaaatataaaccCTAACATGTCtcattgacattaaaaaaaaaaaaaaaacatgaactcCGATCTCTATATTACAAACGGTAGTATTCTGATCTAATCCATCGATAATCCCcatataatttattgaattgttCACATCTTAATGCCAAGTGGAAATcactatttaattattcaataaCTAGCTAATGGAAATATCAAaccaccattaaaaaaaaaaaaaaaaaagaagcactctactatctaaaatctaaatactGAATATAAACTGATTCAAAACTTCCATTTTAGCAACAATCTTGAGAACTCCAAGCTTTCCTCTCACCACTCTGAATATATGAACATCATATCCACCACTGCACCCTCTACACACTTTAAATACTTCTGAACTTCATTGCACATTTCTAGGACTAGGAGCAACACTCTTACAACATCCCCTGTCATTCAACTTCTTTTGTTTTAGATCCTTAGTGGTTGGTCTACCTTATAGCAAGCTCaacaatggagttttttttaaGGTCAAGTAAGATTGAGAAAATGGAGGAAAACAAAATTAGTGTAAAGAAACTAAAGTTTACCTACGCCTAGCATACGCATGAAGTGCACGTGCTCAGCTGGGCGCATATGGTGTACATAACGAACATAAGAatgctttgtttttttgtttttttcttttgtttttgtttttggtggACCCCACAAGAAATTTTGCATTGCATAACTCCTCACATTTCTCTTTATTCTCCTCTTTTTCCTCCACCTCGACCTTGATCCTACAAAAAGCTCTAAAAAAACTTCTGATGTTGATGCTCTTAGCTAATTGattgtttgttattttgaagatacttttaattctatattttgcaaaaaaattttGGGGTCACAAAATTCTAATCTGAATTACACGTATACACGCAATAAAATTCTAAATCATGctttaataatttattcctaacacCCTGCTACTCTCTCTTGCTTGTTCAaagacaaaaaattattttctaaaaatctaacaaaccaTAATGGTTTACTTAAAGAGTTTTGATCCCAACAACCATGGAAATCATTACTTTGGTAGATGAGTGTGAAAATGGACTCATGGAAAATCTATCCACTCCTGACTATGCGAGTAGTGATTAAACCCCCACCCTGTGGCCTTTTGGAGGTCTCATCCGGGTGGGATATGTATTTTATCCTCTCTTTTTTGTTGATCTATTCTtctttattcaattattttgttgtttttcttttttggtttttcCATGTTCCttatgtatttctttatttgtaGTTTGTACTGTGTATGTTCTCAATCTGTTCAATGAATTTGcattttcataagtattatTTATTGTGAAATAAAATCCATTCAtcatatcaataaataataaagtaaaatattaattgtttctTTTAGGGTAAGAGAAACCCGTGTTTAAAGGataaaattaaaccaaataagAATTTCAATACATGAATTAAGTTTATTTTTCTACTATTTTATTAATCCTTATGATAAAAAGGGTAGAATGATGAGAGGGCTTCTACCAACGGGCCAAGTGCATGACTTGCTCAGACAGTAGTGAAGATATCAGCATGGGCATAATGACTTGGTCTTGTTGAATCCACAAGGCATGCAATGCGCAGGGTTAGGAgcagggcaaattatactatgtaccacggtgcacatatcaatgtgcaccacgtacataaacgacgtcattttgagtATTGTAAACTAACTGtctgttttttttgaaaatcatgtttcccgtttcggccggtctctgtatttatgttaatattatgtgtatttc
This region of Ipomoea triloba cultivar NCNSP0323 chromosome 15, ASM357664v1 genomic DNA includes:
- the LOC116006457 gene encoding protein ACCELERATED CELL DEATH 6-like isoform X2, giving the protein MIEMWDGVKDTALHKAVRMEHLEVAKLLIEEDPEFEYLANDDGETPIYIAAELQFHGCLEEMLNKCIKPTYVGPLGRNALHAAILSGFGYTKISKSIKILFFEYRTKGSRGEFATECTKSLLKKKICLCEQTDIFGWTPLHYAIKNKNNKAARMILKRKTPATYICAGGNDEWTTAFHIAAKHGKVEMMKEISNRCPDCWEMVNSKGQNILHEAILSKNVNVIRHIEESSDQFENLVTHKDKDGNTPLHLLAFTRRSIRHQFIKEHPMLNYFAFNKKHQTMFDMDIWDGRLISDRTLRSKRLLLHSRKFAHRMIPDPEHGVNTLPTMEKRFEAVMKISKTQVVVATLVLTMTFAAGIAVPGGYHQEKGYPLLLQNTAFKAFIIADTISFLCSFCSIAVYVMLVRKASRYSRRRLEILAILHFWQAGLLTLACYGVVIAFLCAMYATLAPLRPLAIADLILGFFIPIVVNLAYVMTHKLLWVRNKFRLYKARQL
- the LOC116006457 gene encoding protein ACCELERATED CELL DEATH 6-like isoform X1; this translates as MIEMWDGVKDTALHKAVRMEHLEVAKLLIEEDPEFEYLANDDGETPIYIAAELQFHGCLEEMLNKCIKPTYVGPLGRNALHAAILSGFGYTKISKSIKILFFEYRTKGSRGEFATECTKSLLKKKICLCEQTDIFGWTPLHYAIKNKNNKAARMILKRKTPATYICAGGNDEWTTAFHIAAKHGKVEMMKEISNRCPDCWEMVNSKGQNILHEAILSKNVNVIRHIEESSDQFENLVTHKDKDGNTPLHLLAFTRRSIRHQFIKEHPMLNYFAFNKKHQTMFDMDIWDGRLISDSQE